One Hippopotamus amphibius kiboko isolate mHipAmp2 chromosome 12, mHipAmp2.hap2, whole genome shotgun sequence genomic window, atctctatttatttatttatggctgtgcggcttgcggggatcttagttcccccgccagggattgaaccggggtcCTTTGGTAGcaaaagcgtggagtcctaaccactggaccgctagagAATTCTCTACCACCTTCTTTCACATCTCAGTACTATTCCCATCCCTAGGATCTAAGCCGTAGTCACAGAGTAAGGTTTACCCCCATAAGGAAATGAACTTACTACTTCTGACACCAAAGGGGCCATGGTAGTTGTTTCTTCTAGATGACTCAAATCTGAGGTGCCCCCCAAGACCTGCTTGCTGGTCTCTGGTGGAGGGGTGTTCACGTGTCTCTCATTGTAATACTGGATCACCCGCTGAACCCCAGCCTTCAGTACAGGTTTAAGTGCAGTACTGATCATTATCCCCGTGGGCCCGCCTGAGGATCCAGCCATGGCTGTCAGAAGGTCAAACCCCAGATCTATGACCCCATCTCGGCCTCGTTCCTTAGCCTTCTCCGAGCAGTTCTGAACAGTGTAATACAATGCTGTGCCCAGGTTGTAGAAGGTTCCCACTACTGGAAGCAGCTGGACTATACTGTGCACACGCTGCTCCCGCTCCTGCTCGCAGTCCTTGGTGGAGAGGGATCGTcgggccctctctgggcctgggtgCTCCCTGGCCAGCAGCTGCAGAGCAGAGACCAGGGCATCCACTGACACTCCCAGCCCTGTGCTTCTGCTTTTCTCAAGCTCTTGAAGATGTCTGATGAGCATCTGTGTAGCATTTACACCCCCCTGACGATAGAGCTGAAGCTGCAGGACCCATACATCAGTTTGACAGCCAGCTTTCTCCAGGGCGATCATCAGTGGCAGGCTTATCAGGAACTTGGGGAGAGGGGCCATGTGGGTGAAGCCAGGCAGGGATTTGGGGAGCAGGGTCTGGCAAGACAAGCGGTCTGAGGAAGGTAGCCAGGATCCCAAGGATGAGGGAAGATCCACCAAGACATCTGTCTGGTTTCCATATGAAAAGGCATCCACAGCGTGCAGCAGGAAGCAGCAAAGAAGTAGCTCAACTGGTACCATGATGAGTCTGAGACCA contains:
- the APOF gene encoding apolipoprotein F, whose protein sequence is MGQTRRQNRIEELPNLSRKSHFLITGECVHPVPDMRGLRLIMVPVELLLCCFLLHAVDAFSYGNQTDVLVDLPSSLGSWLPSSDRLSCQTLLPKSLPGFTHMAPLPKFLISLPLMIALEKAGCQTDVWVLQLQLYRQGGVNATQMLIRHLQELEKSRSTGLGVSVDALVSALQLLAREHPGPERARRSLSTKDCEQEREQRVHSIVQLLPVVGTFYNLGTALYYTVQNCSEKAKERGRDGVIDLGFDLLTAMAGSSGGPTGIMISTALKPVLKAGVQRVIQYYNERHVNTPPPETSKQVLGGTSDLSHLEETTTMAPLVSEVVSSFPYGGKPYSVTTA